One region of Endozoicomonas sp. Mp262 genomic DNA includes:
- the ahpF gene encoding alkyl hydroperoxide reductase subunit F, with protein sequence MLDTTVKNQLKAYLQNLKTPVELLLSLDNGEKSGEMASLADDIASLSDKVKVTVSPDSDERKPSMLVRSEATGSEIRFAGLPMGHEFTSLVLALLHSGGHTIKVAEELAEQVKALPGEYRFETYVSLSCQNCPDVVQALNIMSVLNPNITNVMIDGGLFPDEVSKRNIMAVPSIYLNGELFAQGRITLPEILNKLDTGAAQRQAEALSEKAPYEMLVVGGGPAGAAAAIYSARKGIRTGVVADRFGGQVMDTVGIENFISVKATEGPKLAASLEEHVRDYDVDIMTQQRASKIIAAEQVGDLIKVELESGATLKSRALVIATGARWREMNVPGEQEYRGKGVAYCPHCDGPLFKGKKVAVIGGGNSGIEAAIDLAGIVEHVTVLEFDNKLRADDVLQRKARSMGNITIITEAWTTEVVGDGQRVTGLRYTDRGAGESVSLELAGIFVQIGLIPNVEFLKGTVDLSPRGEVEVGIQGETSVPGIFAAGDVTTAPYKQIIIAMGSGANAALGAFDYLIRTPAPQQQEAA encoded by the coding sequence ATGTTAGACACAACAGTGAAGAACCAATTAAAAGCCTACCTGCAAAACCTGAAAACACCAGTTGAGCTACTATTGTCTCTGGATAATGGGGAAAAATCCGGAGAAATGGCTTCCCTGGCAGACGACATTGCCAGCTTATCGGATAAGGTTAAAGTAACCGTTTCCCCGGATAGTGATGAGCGCAAGCCCTCCATGCTGGTTCGCTCTGAAGCCACCGGCAGTGAAATTCGTTTTGCAGGCCTGCCCATGGGCCATGAGTTTACTTCTTTAGTACTGGCACTACTGCATAGTGGCGGCCACACCATCAAGGTGGCAGAAGAGTTAGCTGAGCAGGTCAAGGCTTTGCCGGGAGAATACCGTTTTGAAACCTATGTTTCCCTGAGCTGCCAGAATTGCCCGGATGTGGTTCAGGCATTGAATATTATGTCCGTGCTTAATCCAAACATTACCAATGTCATGATTGATGGTGGCTTATTCCCAGATGAGGTAAGCAAACGAAATATTATGGCGGTGCCATCGATTTACCTGAATGGTGAACTCTTTGCCCAGGGACGTATCACCCTGCCAGAGATTCTCAACAAGCTGGATACCGGAGCGGCACAACGTCAGGCTGAGGCGCTGTCTGAAAAAGCCCCTTACGAAATGTTGGTTGTAGGGGGTGGTCCTGCGGGTGCGGCAGCCGCTATTTACAGTGCCCGTAAAGGTATTCGTACCGGTGTGGTGGCTGATCGCTTTGGTGGTCAGGTGATGGATACCGTTGGCATTGAAAACTTTATTTCTGTTAAGGCAACCGAAGGCCCCAAACTAGCCGCCAGTCTGGAAGAACATGTGCGTGACTACGATGTGGACATTATGACCCAACAGCGTGCCAGCAAAATTATTGCCGCTGAACAGGTGGGCGATCTGATTAAGGTAGAACTGGAAAGTGGTGCAACCCTGAAAAGCCGCGCTTTGGTTATTGCCACCGGTGCTCGCTGGAGAGAGATGAATGTACCGGGTGAGCAGGAATACCGTGGCAAGGGTGTCGCCTATTGCCCCCATTGTGATGGCCCCCTGTTTAAGGGCAAGAAAGTGGCTGTGATTGGTGGCGGCAACTCTGGCATTGAGGCAGCCATTGACCTGGCAGGTATTGTTGAGCACGTTACCGTACTGGAATTCGATAATAAACTACGGGCGGATGATGTGTTGCAGCGCAAGGCGCGTTCCATGGGTAATATCACTATTATTACTGAAGCATGGACCACTGAAGTGGTAGGCGACGGCCAGCGAGTAACAGGCTTGCGTTACACTGACAGGGGCGCCGGTGAAAGTGTCTCACTAGAACTAGCAGGTATTTTTGTCCAGATTGGCCTGATACCTAATGTAGAGTTTCTGAAAGGGACTGTGGATCTGAGTCCTCGCGGTGAAGTTGAAGTGGGTATTCAGGGTGAAACCTCTGTTCCCGGCATCTTTGCCGCCGGTGACGTAACCACCGCACCTTATAAGCAGATTATTATTGCCATGGGCAGCGGTGCCAATGCGGCTCTGGGAGCTTTTGATTATCTGATCAGAACACCAGCGCCTCAACAGCAAGAAGCGGCTTGA